From Paenibacillus sp. V4I7, one genomic window encodes:
- a CDS encoding SDR family oxidoreductase — translation MKMDSNTILITGGTSGIGFELATQLVQLGNTVIITGRDQSKLDLAKKKLPYVYTFQCDVSDPKAISDLFEKVTSQFPELNFLINNAGVMRKLNFHTKEVDLEDISSEIEINLSGSIRMVNQFLSHLKAKKSSAIMNVSSALAFVPYPVLPVYCATKAGIHSFTQSLRMQLKNTNIKVFELAPPTIQTPLIKALDGYEIKGVKPMDAGKMVRYAIKGLEKDRFEILPGQSSALKFMSRVAPQFILNQMSKTVDKMLAQTKS, via the coding sequence ATGAAAATGGATTCCAACACAATTCTTATAACGGGTGGAACATCCGGGATTGGATTCGAGCTTGCTACTCAGCTCGTTCAGCTTGGGAACACCGTAATTATTACCGGGCGGGATCAGTCCAAGCTGGATCTAGCAAAAAAGAAACTTCCATACGTTTACACATTTCAGTGTGATGTAAGTGATCCAAAGGCCATTTCCGACCTTTTTGAAAAAGTAACCAGTCAATTTCCAGAACTGAATTTTCTGATCAATAACGCTGGGGTTATGCGTAAATTGAACTTTCATACCAAAGAGGTTGATTTAGAGGATATCAGTAGCGAGATTGAAATTAACCTCAGCGGTTCGATCCGGATGGTGAACCAATTCTTATCGCATTTAAAGGCGAAGAAATCCTCTGCGATTATGAATGTCTCATCCGCACTTGCATTTGTTCCTTATCCGGTATTGCCGGTATATTGTGCGACGAAAGCCGGTATTCATTCTTTTACACAATCACTGCGAATGCAGCTAAAAAATACGAATATTAAAGTGTTTGAATTAGCGCCTCCAACTATTCAGACCCCTTTAATTAAAGCTCTTGATGGTTACGAGATCAAAGGCGTAAAGCCAATGGATGCCGGTAAGATGGTTAGGTACGCAATCAAGGGTTTGGAAAAGGATCGCTTTGAGATCCTGCCGGGCCAGAGCAGTGCGCTGAAGTTTATGAGTCGTGTTGCACCTCAGTTTATTTTAAATCAGATGAGTAAAACCGTTGATAAAATGCTGGCTCAAACCAAGAGTTAA
- a CDS encoding NADH:flavin oxidoreductase — protein sequence MNNQKIQPASKLGPLFESSKLGTLNLKNRVVMAPMTRAFSPGGVPGPDVAAYYRRRADNGVGLIITEGTLINDPAATNNPNIPNFHGEEALKGWARVVAEVHEAGGLIMPQLWHIGTDRKVGAVPNPEELPIGPSGLDLATGEKVNEPMSQERIDSVVAAYAQAAADAKRIGFDGIELHGAHGYLIDQFFWERTNQRTDSYGGDLVKRTRFAAEIIAACRRAVGPDFPILLRISQWKSSDYEAKLAANPDELAKFLAPLVEAGVDVFHCSTRRFWEPEFAGSHLNFAGWVKKLTGKPTITVGSVGLDNEFLSSFRGENAGTANVDTLTDKLNNREFDLVAVGRALLVDPAWAAKVRDGRLDELKPFTPEALRSLS from the coding sequence ATGAATAATCAAAAAATCCAACCTGCCTCCAAGCTAGGACCTTTATTCGAGTCCTCCAAGCTTGGAACTTTGAACCTAAAGAACCGGGTCGTCATGGCTCCAATGACGAGAGCTTTCTCTCCAGGAGGAGTGCCGGGTCCTGATGTGGCCGCTTATTACCGTCGCCGTGCTGATAACGGTGTTGGGCTTATTATTACGGAGGGTACTCTGATCAATGATCCGGCTGCCACCAATAATCCGAATATTCCGAATTTCCATGGGGAGGAAGCGCTAAAGGGTTGGGCTCGCGTCGTCGCGGAAGTACATGAAGCCGGCGGGCTGATTATGCCGCAGCTATGGCATATCGGCACGGACCGTAAGGTAGGAGCCGTTCCGAACCCGGAGGAGCTGCCGATCGGACCTTCAGGCTTGGATCTCGCGACCGGGGAAAAAGTCAATGAGCCGATGAGTCAGGAAAGGATCGATTCCGTTGTTGCCGCTTACGCACAAGCGGCGGCGGATGCCAAACGGATCGGCTTTGACGGGATTGAGCTTCATGGCGCCCACGGCTATTTGATCGATCAGTTTTTCTGGGAGAGAACGAACCAGCGCACCGACAGCTATGGCGGAGACCTTGTGAAAAGAACCCGTTTTGCGGCTGAAATTATTGCGGCTTGCCGTCGCGCGGTAGGACCCGATTTCCCTATCCTACTACGGATATCGCAATGGAAATCAAGTGATTACGAGGCGAAATTGGCAGCCAATCCGGATGAACTGGCCAAATTCCTTGCGCCGCTTGTAGAAGCGGGTGTTGATGTATTTCACTGCTCGACCCGCCGCTTCTGGGAACCGGAGTTCGCCGGTTCCCACCTGAATTTCGCAGGCTGGGTTAAAAAATTAACCGGCAAACCTACAATCACTGTGGGCTCCGTAGGTCTGGATAATGAGTTTCTATCTTCGTTTAGAGGGGAAAACGCAGGTACGGCGAACGTGGATACCTTGACCGACAAGCTTAACAATAGAGAGTTCGATCTGGTTGCAGTCGGCCGTGCGCTGCTGGTTGATCCGGCATGGGCGGCTAAGGTCCGCGATGGCCGGCTTGACGAGCTGAAGCCTTTCACCCCTGAAGCGCTGCGTTCGCTATCTTGA